A region of the candidate division WOR-3 bacterium genome:
GCATCATTTTTTATAAATGCTATTCCTCAAACTGATAACACAAGAGTAGCAGTTGCTGGTGTTTTTAGTGTAATCAGAAATGTATCGGTACCTTATGGATTCGCAATTGAAGGATTTCCAAATTTATCTACAACACGTTGGCGTTCTGTTGCTGATCAGAAAGATTTGGTATATTACTTTGAAACGGCACTCACTCCAAATACTTTTTGGGTTGACCTTAAAAAAATTGATTTCAGTGAAAAAGCAGGTGTTCGAAAACTGGACTTGTCAGACAATAAAACTTATTCGGGCGAGGTATCAGCAGAGTTTAAAAAGTCTAAACCATTCCAATTTCTAGGTTTATAAACGAGAATACCAGAGATCAGGGGGTTTAAATTCAGTGGGGAATCCGCCATTGCGCCAAGCACCACAACGTGATGTGCTATAAATCTTTGATGCATAACCTTTAAAGATTTCATTCATATGATAATACGTAAAGGAATGAGAACGATTTCTTTGTGGTGGCTAATTCTTGCTGTTGTAATCTGGCCAATTCTTATTACAGTTTTCCTCAATGTTCTTTCTCCCTTTGCCAGACATCTAGCACAAAGCTCCAAGGGAATTATACAACCAACTCTTTTTTTCAGCAGTATTTTATTCGTTATTGTTATTTTCGGCATTCTTATAAGAGCAGGAAAATTGCATGTGGATGATATTGGCCTCTCATCATCCACCTTGTTTGACGGAATTTTTTATACCGTTGGTACTTGGATTTTTCTTCAAGGCATACTTGTTATTGCTTCTCTTTTTACCGAATCCGGTATCATGTTGAGTGATACCTTCAAATCCCAAAATTGTCCCAAGACGCTTGGTATACTTGGTGGCCAACTTTTTGGTAACGCTTTTGTTGAAGAGGTAATGTTTAGGGGTTTTCTATTACCGCAAATCTACCTGAAACTTGGCGGACGTTCCGATACCATCGAATGGAGTAAACTTAGTGCTGCTATTATACTTTCGCAACTAGCATTTGCCCTGATACACATCCCCAACCTTGAGA
Encoded here:
- a CDS encoding type II CAAX endopeptidase family protein, whose translation is MRTISLWWLILAVVIWPILITVFLNVLSPFARHLAQSSKGIIQPTLFFSSILFVIVIFGILIRAGKLHVDDIGLSSSTLFDGIFYTVGTWIFLQGILVIASLFTESGIMLSDTFKSQNCPKTLGILGGQLFGNAFVEEVMFRGFLLPQIYLKLGGRSDTIEWSKLSAAIILSQLAFALIHIPNLERLTIPGGSSFIKLLTIFVMGVFFALFYVRTRNLFLCIGLHALINAPTPLFQSTLQPEMVTFSIAIALMVLSPKLLKTYAEG